The Prochlorococcus sp. MIT 0603 DNA window AGTTGAATTTTCGATATCTAAATCTATTACTAAGAGCTGCTTGTGTATTCCTACTTGAGGTGCTGCCAATCCAATTCCTTTAGCAGAATACATACTATGGAGCATTTGTTTTACTAGATCTCTAATAGACGAATCAACCTTGCTGATTCTTTGGGCTGATTGACGTAAAACCGAGTTTCCTAGAGTATGTATCTTTAGTTCAGGAGTATCCAGTGGCTTTTTGGAAACATCATTAGATGTTCGTTGCTTTTCAGCATTAATTGCAAGCTGTGTAAAAGTGCGAGCCAAGGAGCTTATTTGGAACTCATATGAATTTTACCTATTTTATGAACTAATTAGCTGATTTGTTCGATGAACTTTAAGGATAGAGATTCTAATTTCTCATCAATTCATAGTATGAAGTTAGATGCAGGAAGTGTTTTTGCCTCCAGACCCAAGCTCAAGGAGATAAAATTACGTGATGGTTTTGTTTTGTGGTTAGAGCAAAGGTCTGATGAGGGTGGTAGAACAACAGCACTTATCAGACCCTTAGGTAACAGTAATTTATCAGCTCAGGAATTAACGTCTTTTCCATGTGATGTTCGTACTCGTATTCATGGGTATGGCGGCGGCGCATTTGCATCTGCAATTTCTGAGGAGCAACTCTGGTTGGCTTGGGTGGATGACACGAATGCTTCTGTGTGGACTCAATGTTGGAAATTAAATAATTCTTCCAATCAAGAAAAGACTTATTTTAGTCCAGTTAATCAATCAATTTGTCTTTCTAGAACAGCTAATGTTTGTTTTGGAGATGGTTTGATTGATCTAAAACGAATGATATGGATAGGCATTATGGAAAAAGAAAAGAAAGATTATTTAGTCACATTTTCATTATTTGATCAATCACAAGATCCAAACATTATTTATCAAGCGAAAGATTTTATTGGATATCCAACATTATCTCCTAATTCTGAGAAATTAGCTTGGGTTGAGTGGCAAAGTCTTTCAATGCCATGGGATCAAAGTAAGCTTTTAGTAGGCTCTTTATCCAATAGAGATAAACTAATTTCAATTAATACTTTGCTTGGTGATTCATCTGATATACCTGTTTCAGTGTTTCAACCAACTTGGTTCAATAATAATAAAATTTTGATTTCCGAAGACGAAAGTGGTTGGTGGAATCTAAAACTTATTGAACTTTGTATAACGAATAATTTAATAAAGAATAGTAAAAATATTCATAGAATAGAAGCGGAATTTGCTTTACCTCAATGGGTTGCTGGAATGTCTACTATTTCTGTTTATGATGAAAAGATTGTAGCTTTAAGTTGTAAAGATTCTATGTGGAGACTTAATATAATAACTGAGGACTCAAGTCTAAAAAATATAGATATTCCTTTTGATGATTTGTCTTACTTAGATTCAGATAATGATTATGCAGTTATGTTTGCTAGTAATTCTTATCAGGATTTCTCCATCTTAGAAGTAGATTTAAACAAAAATGTTTGGACAAATTACTTCGATAATAGCTCTCTCCCAATACTTCAAGAAAACATTAGTGTAGGCGAAAGTTTTTGGTTTAATGGCTTTAATGATCATCTAACTCATGCCTGGTACTACCCTCCTGTTTCTGGATATTCTGCGCCTAGTCCTCTTTTAGTCAAAATCCATAGTGGACCTACTTCTATGGCATCGCGAGGTTTGAATCTTGGTATTCAATTTTGGACTTCGCGAGGTTGGAGTGTAGTGGATGTTAATTATTCTGGTTCTTCTGGTTTTGGTAGAGATTATCGTGATCGTCTTAAAAGAGCTTGGGGTCATGCCGATGTCTTTGATTGTTGCGCTGCAGCATTAAAATTGGTTGAGTTAGGCAAAGTTAATGAAGAATATATTGCTATCGAAGGATCTAGTGCAGGAGGGTTTACAGCATTAGCATGCTTATCCAGTTCGAATATTTTTAAAGTAGCGGCATGTAAGTACCCTGTAACAGATTTAATTTCTATGCAGAAGAAAACCCATCGTTTCGAAGCTAGTTATTTGGACCATTTGTTGGGGACTTTCTCTGACAATAAAAGCATCTATATTGACCGCTCACCAATTAACAATATAGATAAAATTAATACTCCAATTATATTTTTTCATGGTTTAAAAGATAATGTTGTTCATTTTGAACAGGTAAATCAATTTATTTCCAGACTTAAAAATAATTCTATTGCTGTAGAGTTAAAGACTTTTCCAAACGAAGGTCATGGCTTTCATGATATTAAGGTCAAGATTGAGGCTTTAGAACTAACTGAAAAGTTCTTTTTATATCACTTAGGCATTTAAGAGTGATCTAATAAAAACTTAATACTGGATGATAGTGATTCATAAAATTCATCTATTTCTTCTTTTGTTGAAGTAAAGCTGAGACTTGCACGTGCGGAAGAATTAATCTCATAAAATGCATGAAGTGGTTGACAACAATGATGACCACTTCTAATGCAAATATTTTTGGAATCTAATAATTCAGCTATATCATTTGAATGCACATTTTCAATGTAGAAAGTAGCCAAAGGAGCTCTTTTGGGTTGTTGTTTTGGACTTGGCCCTAAAATAACAATATTATCTAGATTACTAAGCTTATCAAAAAGATATTCTGTTAACATTCTTTCATATGAGTGTATATTTTCTAAGCCAATAGACTCTAGATACAGTATTGCTGCTCCCATACCAATTGCTTCTCCTATCGCTGGAGTTCCAGCTTCAAACTTAAATGGTAAGTCTGCCCAGTCGCTTTCATATAAAGAGACATTGTTTATCATTTCACCCCCACCAATAAAAGGAGGCATTATTTCTAAGATTTCCTCTCGACCCCAAAGGAATCCGCATCCAGTTGGACCACATATCTTATGGGAAGAACCTGCAAGGAAATCTATATTTAATTCATTCACATTGATAGCTTGATGTGCAAGACTTTGGCATGCGTCGATAAGAACTATGGCTCCTACGCTATGAGCTATTTCAGTTATTGTTTTAATTGGATTACAGCTTCCTAAAGTATTACTGATATGTAATATGCTTACTATCTTAGTTTTTTCATTTACTTGCTTTCTGAAATCATTAATATCTAATTCTCCTGTTTCAGTAATTCCTATATAACGTAGCTTGCATCCTTTGCGTTTTGCTAGAAGTTGCCAAGGGACTATATTGCTATGATGTTCCATTAGGCTAATTAAGATTTCATCTCCTTCTTTTAGCTGACTGTTACCCCATGAATACGCAACCAGGTTAATTGCTTCGGTTGCATTACGGGTAAAAATAATCTCTTTACTAGAGTTTGCTTTAATGAACTTAGAAGTTATTTCTCTAGCTTGTTCAAATGCGTATGTTGCTTTTGCACTTAATTGATGAGCACCTCTATGAACATTTGCATTTTCATTGCTGTAATAATGAACTAGAGCTTCAATTACTTGTCTAGGTTTTTGACTAGTGGCTGCATGATCTAGATAAATTAAATTATGCTCTTTTTTAGAAAGTAAAGGAAAATCTTTTCTTGTTTTATGGGATAAATTCATTATTATTTTTTTAGGTAATCTAGATATCCTGATAGATGTGACCAATTAACCGCTTGCAAAGGGAGGTAAGCCAAGATATCTTTGCAAAAACCTTTCATCATTAATTGACTGGCTTTATTAGAATTAATTCCTCTACTTTGTAAGTAGAAGAGTTGCTCTTCTTCTAACTTGCTAACTGTTGCACCATGTTTACATTGAACATTATCTGCAATAATTTTTAGTTTTGGACTAGTATCAACTTTTGATTGAGGTGAAAGTAGAAGATTTTTATTTAATTGTGATGCATCAGTGTTTTGAGCAATTTTAGGCACATTAATTAATCCATTAAAGATTGAATGTGATTTATTATTGAGAATTGATTTCTGATTTTGCTCTAAGCAACCATTTGGCCCATTAAAGTTCATAATTGAAAATGTCGCTAACTCTTGATCTTCTTCACAAATCTGTAGACCATTTATTTTAGTTACTGCATTTCCATTTAATTGAATAATGCTTTTTTCTATATGGCTAAGATTCCAACCTTCTTGAAAACAACTTAGGGAATAATTACTTTTTTCTTCCTGATTTACTACAATCTTTGCTAATAATTTTGAGTGCCCTCTTCCAATAGCAAGGACCCCATGATTGACAGTTGAATTTTCTTCAATATAAATATCAATTACGTGACTATATGCTGTAAATTCAGAACCTTCTAGTATTTCTAAAAGATCTAACTTTGAATCTTTTTCGACTATTAATATAATCTTAGATGGAATTAATTCTTTTTCTTTACTGGATAGTATGATTTCTATTGATGTAAGTTCTTTCCCACTTACTTTAAGGCCAATTATGCTATTATTTATAGCTGAATTAAGATTTAGTATAAAATCATTTTTTGTTTGATCACTTTTAGACAAATATTGTTGAATTTCATTGTCATTCATTAACTTAATATTTTTTGGTAAATTATTAGACTTTAATTTCTCTTTGCAATTAATAAATAGTTGATATGAACCTCCCTTCGAATGGGAAGTTGCAGCAAGATTAATTTTATTATTATTTAATTGGACAGGAAGTTTTAAGATCTCACTCAGACGATTTAAATTTGTAAAACGCCACTCTTCAATTTTCTTTGTTGGAAAACCATTTTCTATTAATAATTTCTTTGCTTGTTTCTGAGAGTTTTTCAATACACCCTCACTTATTGGTAGAGAATCTATCCATTCATGATCAAACTTATCCTTCATTTATTTTTAATTCCTGCATAACCTGATTTTTCAAGTTCTATAGCAAGGTCAATAGTCCCTGTTTTAACTATTTTCCCTTCTTCCATAATATGAACAAAATCTGGCTTTACTTCATTTAATAGTCGTTGGTAATGTGTAATTAAAATAATGGCATTTTTCTTTGAGTGAATTTTATTTATACCTGCTGCAACTATTCTTAAGGCATCTATATCTAGACCTGAATCTGTTTCATCTAAAATTGAAATTAAAGGTTCAAGTAGTGCCATTTGAAGTATCTCATTGCGTTTTTTCTCTCCTCCAGAAAACCCTTGATTCACACCCCTTTCTAGAAAACTACTTTCCATTTTTACTATGTCTAGTTTCTTTTCTACTAATTCTTGAAATTCAAATACATCAAGCTCACTTTGTTTTAATTCCTTTCTTCGATTATTTAATGCTTCCCTAAGAAAATCTATGTTTCTTACACCTGCTATTTCTATAGGATATTGGAAACCAAGGAATATTCCTCGATTTGATCTTTCTTCTGGGTCTAGGTTGTTAATATTGATATTGTTAAATATAATTTGCCCTGATAAAATAGAATATTCAGGATGTCCTGCAATAACTTTGGATAATGTGCTTTTTCCACTGCCATTTTGTCCCATTATCGCATGGATTTCTCCTTCTTTAATGGTCAGATTTATGCCACGCAAAATATTCTCATCTTCTATTCCAACATGAAGATCTTTGATTTCTAATATGACTTCTTCTGATTTCATTTGTTATCTAATAGATTTAGTATAAGTTTGTTCACCCTACAGTTCCTTCTAATTTTAGTCCTAATAGACTATCAGCTTCTGATGCAAATTCCATAGGTAATTTATTAAAGACATCCCGACAGAAGCCACTAACTACCATTGAAATAGCTTGTTCACTTCCTATCCCGCGACTTTGTAAATAAAATAATTGATCTTCTGAAATTTTTGATGTGCTTGCCTCATGTTCTACACTGCCATCCATTTGTTTGGAATGGATATAAGGATATGTATTTGCTTCAGCATTATCTCCAATTAATAAAGAATCGCATTGGCTATAATTTTTTGCGCCAAATGCCTTGGCTCCCATATGAACTAGACCTCTATAGCTATTTTTTGAGTTGCCAGCACTTATACCTTTACTAATAATAGTTGACTTTGTATTTTTACCAATATGAATCATCTTAGTGCCAGTATCTGCTATCTGTTTGTTATTAGTTAATGCAACTGAATAAAATTCCCCAGTAGAGCCTTCACCTTCTAACACACAACTTGGATATTTCCATGTTATCGACGAACCAGTTTCTACTTGAGACCAACTGATTTTGCTTTTCTTCCCTTTGCACTGACCTCTTTTAGTTACAAAATTATAAATTCCCCCCACCCCATT harbors:
- a CDS encoding alpha/beta hydrolase family protein, with product MNFKDRDSNFSSIHSMKLDAGSVFASRPKLKEIKLRDGFVLWLEQRSDEGGRTTALIRPLGNSNLSAQELTSFPCDVRTRIHGYGGGAFASAISEEQLWLAWVDDTNASVWTQCWKLNNSSNQEKTYFSPVNQSICLSRTANVCFGDGLIDLKRMIWIGIMEKEKKDYLVTFSLFDQSQDPNIIYQAKDFIGYPTLSPNSEKLAWVEWQSLSMPWDQSKLLVGSLSNRDKLISINTLLGDSSDIPVSVFQPTWFNNNKILISEDESGWWNLKLIELCITNNLIKNSKNIHRIEAEFALPQWVAGMSTISVYDEKIVALSCKDSMWRLNIITEDSSLKNIDIPFDDLSYLDSDNDYAVMFASNSYQDFSILEVDLNKNVWTNYFDNSSLPILQENISVGESFWFNGFNDHLTHAWYYPPVSGYSAPSPLLVKIHSGPTSMASRGLNLGIQFWTSRGWSVVDVNYSGSSGFGRDYRDRLKRAWGHADVFDCCAAALKLVELGKVNEEYIAIEGSSAGGFTALACLSSSNIFKVAACKYPVTDLISMQKKTHRFEASYLDHLLGTFSDNKSIYIDRSPINNIDKINTPIIFFHGLKDNVVHFEQVNQFISRLKNNSIAVELKTFPNEGHGFHDIKVKIEALELTEKFFLYHLGI
- a CDS encoding aminotransferase class V-fold PLP-dependent enzyme is translated as MNLSHKTRKDFPLLSKKEHNLIYLDHAATSQKPRQVIEALVHYYSNENANVHRGAHQLSAKATYAFEQAREITSKFIKANSSKEIIFTRNATEAINLVAYSWGNSQLKEGDEILISLMEHHSNIVPWQLLAKRKGCKLRYIGITETGELDINDFRKQVNEKTKIVSILHISNTLGSCNPIKTITEIAHSVGAIVLIDACQSLAHQAINVNELNIDFLAGSSHKICGPTGCGFLWGREEILEIMPPFIGGGEMINNVSLYESDWADLPFKFEAGTPAIGEAIGMGAAILYLESIGLENIHSYERMLTEYLFDKLSNLDNIVILGPSPKQQPKRAPLATFYIENVHSNDIAELLDSKNICIRSGHHCCQPLHAFYEINSSARASLSFTSTKEEIDEFYESLSSSIKFLLDHS
- the sufD gene encoding Fe-S cluster assembly protein SufD yields the protein MKDKFDHEWIDSLPISEGVLKNSQKQAKKLLIENGFPTKKIEEWRFTNLNRLSEILKLPVQLNNNKINLAATSHSKGGSYQLFINCKEKLKSNNLPKNIKLMNDNEIQQYLSKSDQTKNDFILNLNSAINNSIIGLKVSGKELTSIEIILSSKEKELIPSKIILIVEKDSKLDLLEILEGSEFTAYSHVIDIYIEENSTVNHGVLAIGRGHSKLLAKIVVNQEEKSNYSLSCFQEGWNLSHIEKSIIQLNGNAVTKINGLQICEEDQELATFSIMNFNGPNGCLEQNQKSILNNKSHSIFNGLINVPKIAQNTDASQLNKNLLLSPQSKVDTSPKLKIIADNVQCKHGATVSKLEEEQLFYLQSRGINSNKASQLMMKGFCKDILAYLPLQAVNWSHLSGYLDYLKK
- the sufC gene encoding Fe-S cluster assembly ATPase SufC — translated: MKSEEVILEIKDLHVGIEDENILRGINLTIKEGEIHAIMGQNGSGKSTLSKVIAGHPEYSILSGQIIFNNININNLDPEERSNRGIFLGFQYPIEIAGVRNIDFLREALNNRRKELKQSELDVFEFQELVEKKLDIVKMESSFLERGVNQGFSGGEKKRNEILQMALLEPLISILDETDSGLDIDALRIVAAGINKIHSKKNAIILITHYQRLLNEVKPDFVHIMEEGKIVKTGTIDLAIELEKSGYAGIKNK